The segment TGTGGAGGACTGCATCCGAAAAATCAATCTCTCCTCCCGCCACCTTCTGACGCTGATCAACGATGTTCTCGACATGTCGAAAATCGAGAGCGGAAGAATCGAGATAAAGAGAGATGTGTTTGACTTCCGGCTGTTTCTGGAGTCTGTCAGCAATGTCATAAGCGGGCAGGCCAGAGATAAGGGGCTGAATTTCGATGTGATCTTTCTGGGCGATATGGAAGAGGAGCTGTTCGGGGATGCGCTGCGGGTCAACCAGATTCTCATGAATCTGCTCTCCAATGCGCTGAAATTTACACCGGAGGGAGGAAGTATTGTCCTGCGGATAGCCAAGATGGATGAGGACAGTACGACTGTCTGGCTGAAGTTTGAGGTCAGCGACACAGGATGCGGAATAGAAGAGAAAAACTATGAGAAGATTTTTATGCCCTTTGAGCAGGAACATGAGGACATCAGCCATGTGTACGGAGGAACCGGGCTGGGGCTGTCTATCTCCAGAAGATTTGCTGAGCTGATGGATGGAAGGCTTACCGTCTCAAGCCAGGTTGGAAAGGGGAGCACCTTTACTCTGACCATGCCCTTTGGCCGTGTGGAGAAGAGGGAAAGCCGTGAGAGCCGTGAGAGGCGGGAGACGGACTTCAGCCACCTGCGGGTTCTGGCAGTGGATGACGACCCCGACTGCCTGACTCATATAAAACTCCTCCTGAAAAAGCTGGGAGCTAAGGCTGATACGGCCATATCCTGCGAGGAGGCAGTTGAAAAGGCCCGTCTGGCCTACAGTGCCGGGGAGGATTACGATGTCTGCCTGGCAGACTGGAAGATGCCCTCCGGCGATGGAGTCGAGACAATCAGGAGACTCAGAAAGCTGCCTGGAAGAAAGATAGCCGCCGCGCTGGTGACAGCCTATGACACAGACGAGATCCGAAGGGACGCGGAGCTGGCCGGCGCAGCCTGCGTGGTGGAAAAGCCCCTGTTTGAGTCCACACTTTCCGCCCTTCTGACAAAGCTGCTGAAAGAGAAACAGCAGGAGAAGCAGGAGGAAAAGCAGGAGGAGAAAACCGCTCAGAAATCTCAGAACTTCCCGGAGGGAAATTTCGGCGGACTCAGGTTTCTGGTTGTGGAGGACAATGATCTGAACAGGGAAATCGCCGTCACGCTGTTTTCCTCCTTTGGGGCAGAAGTGGAAACGGCAGTAAACGGAAAGGAAGCTGTGGAGGCCTTTGAGACCTCAGAGCCGGGATTTTTTGATCTAATTCTGATGGATGTGCAGATGCCGGTGATGGATGGATATGAGGCCACAAGAATTATCCGCTCTTTGGACAGGGAGGACGGACGGGAAATTCCCATCCTGGCTATGACGGCCAATGCCTTCTCAGAGGACAAGGCAAAGAGCATGGCCTGCGGCATGGACGGTCATATCAGCAAGCCTATTGATTTAAAAGAGGTTGTTGAGAAAATTGAGAGGGTTCTGAAAAAGAGGGGAAAAGGTTAGCCCAAAACAGATGGGCAGAAAGCCGGCCAGGGCTGCTGGGTGAAACTGCAGCAGCCCTGGCTGGAAAGCGGGCAAGAAGATATATGGCTGAACTGTTACAAATTTTTAATTTTTTTGAAAAAAACACTTGCATTTTTTCGGAGATGTGATATACTATCTGAGTCGCAGGTGATACGGCAAAAAACAGTAAAGCAAAAAACATATAAGGCCTGTTGGTCAAGCGGTCAAGACGACGCCCTCTCACGGCGTAAACCCGGGTTCGATTCCCGGACAGGTCATTCGAGGAAGACATCACAGAGTTGTGGTGTCTTTTTTGTCGTGTACAGATTTTTCCGGATTTTTTGCGGGATGAAAGCCCTTCTTCCTGACGCGGGAAGCCTTTCTTGCAAAAGGCAGGCCTGAGTGGTAAGATTTTTATAGATTCTGCGGGGAATATCCGAAAAACAAAAGACGGGATGGAAACGCAGGGGAAAAGGGCAAAACAAACTGTAAAAAGGAGGACGGAATATGGATTTTATGGAGCTTTTGCTGAACAGAAGGAGTGTCAGGGAATATACGGGAGAGGCGGTTCCGAAGGAAAAGATCGAAAAGATTCTTGAGGCCGGACTGCTCTCTCCGTCGGGGCGTAACAGGAGACCATGGGAATTTCTGGTGGTGGAGGATAAGGAGGCTCTGCTCAGGCTCTCCAGATGCCGGGAGGGGGGAGTGAAAATGCTGGAAAAGGCGGGCTGCGCCATTCTGGTGTTTGGAGACCCTCAGAAAACGGATGTGTGGACGGAGGACTGTGCCATAGCTGTGAGCAACATGCATCTGATGGCAGAAAGCCTGGGTCTTGGAAGCTGCTGGATTCAGGGAAGGCTTAGAAAGGCCGATGGAGGAGAGAGCACAGAGGAATTCTGCCGCCGTTTGTTTGGAGTGCCGGAGGGATTGGCCCTGGAGGCAGTGCTCTCAGTAGGAATTACAGAGAAACATCCGAAACCTCATCTGCTGCAGGAGGCCGAGCGCGGGAAGGTTCATTACGGAACATTCTGAGCCATCCATCCCTAAGGGCTTCTCTGAAACGAAAAACTGGCAGCCTCTGGCTGCCAGAAAAGGGGAAGTAGTATGAAAAAGAATTTATGTGAAAAGGCGCTCTGCCTTGTTTGTGAGATTATCATACCGAAAAAGTGTGTCCTCTTTGTTATCAGAGTGTAAAAAAAACCTAAAAATTGGAAATAATATATAAAAATACCTGTGAGCAGAACTGAAAGGGGAGATGCAGAGGAAAAAGAGCATGAGGGGATAGGGCGAAAGGATACAGGTAAGGGCTGTGGTTTCTAACAGAAAAAAGACATCACAATTCTGTGATGTCCATTTTAAATGACCTGTCCGGGAATCGAACCCGGGTTTACGCCGTGAGAGGGCGTCGTCTTGACCGCTTGACCAACAGGCCTTATCTACTCTTTAATTTACTGTTTCTTTGCCGTATCACCTGCGACTTGGATAGTATATCATATTTCCGGAAAAATGCAAGTGTTTTTTTAACAAAAATAAAAAAATTAAAAATGTCTCTGTGGGAGCTGTAATATGCTCCAGGGAGGCGGGAGAATTGAATAAGAAAATTGCACAAAAACCCCCAAAATCCCGAACCGTGATACGCGAGAAAAGTGAACAAAAATTTGTCGAAGCTCCGGAAACTGCTTACATGACGGAAAAATCGATGATAAAATTAAAGAAAGCCTCTTAAAGAAAGTCCTTTATAATCTTTTATGAGAAAGTTTCTAAAAGAAGGCCTTGAAAAAGCCTCCTAATTAAGAAATCTCTTAAAAGAAAGCTTTTCTGGAAGAGGAGAACAGAGTATTGAGAAAAACAGATGAAAGAAAGGAGCGGATGAGAAACTATGTTTCAGGAAGGCGAGTATATCATTTATGGGAGCAGCGGAGCCTGCAAGGTGGAGCGGGTGGGAATTCTTCCCTATGGCTCGGGGAAGGAAGAACGGCTTTGCTATACGCTGATTCCCTGCAGGGATCCGGGAAGCACGATCTTCACTCCCGTGGACAATCAGAAGGTGCTGATGCGCCCTGTGATGACCAGGGAGGAGGCGATGGATCTGATAGGGCAGATGCGGGAGATAAGCCCCCTCTGGATTCAGAATGAGAGAAAGAGGGAGGAGGAATACCGGGAAGCAGTGCGCACCTGCGACGGAAGAGAGCTTGTGCGGATTATCAAAACCATTTATCTGCGGCGCAGGAAGCGGATGAGCGAGGGGAAAAAGATTACAGCGGCAGACAGCCGCTACTTTAAACTGGCAGAGGATAATCTGTACGGAGAGCTGGCCGTCTCGCTGGATCTGGAGCGTGACAAGGTAAAAGATTTCATAGAGGAAAAGATAGGCGCCGGGGAGGCCTGAGTGCAGCAGAGAGAGGAAGATGGGAAGATGGCTGCAGGCGCCGGACAGCTTCTGATCTCTGTAAAATCTTCCGGCTGTCAAATATTTTATTTTCCTGTCGAAAATGGTATAATTTCCTTATATCCTGAAGGTGAGAATGACAGGGACGGGAGGAAAGGATATGAGGCGATACAGGGCGGTTCAGGGGAAAGAGGCCGGGTGGCAGACAGAGGCGGTAAAGACGGCGCTTCGTCTGTTCAGAGGATTGTTTGAAAAGACGGATGAAGAGGATGAGAAAACGGACGCTTCCGGCGAGAAAACAGCGGTTCAGGAAAAAGGCCGGATCTGTTTTCCAGGTTTTGGAATTCCGGTGGGAAATCCAACGATGGCTGACGGGCAGGCCCTGGAAAAAAATCTGAAACGGGTTCAGAAGGAGAATGGAATCATCCCCATGAACTCAGGCCTTTCTGCGCAGGAGGAACGCTGCTTTACCATGGAAATGCCGGAGGGAGAAGGACGTTTCTTTGTCATGCTCCGTATGATTCTGGAGATGAACCGCGCTCTGGGGCTGACTAAATTTATTGTGGCTGTGCCTTCTGTGGCGGCCAGACTGAGCCTGGAGGAGTCGGTGAGAAAGCTGTCAGGATATATGACAGACCTGGGGTATCCGGATCCGGAGAAATGTGTTTTTTCATTTAACAGTGAGCACACAGGAGAGATCAGCACAAGGTTTGTGGAATCGAAGGATCTTTCTGTCTGCATTATGAACATACAGGCCTTTAACCGGGCGACCAACCGGCTGAGAGCAGAGGATGAGTACGGACAGGTTCTCTGGGAAGATATATGTGCCGTCCGCCCGGCTGTTATGGTGGATGAGCCCTGCCGAATCGAGGGCAGCGGCTACAGTTCCAAATCCCTGGAAGCCATGAAAGAGCTGAATCCGCTGTTTACCATGCGGTTTGAGTCGGAGCCGTGGAAGGAGTGCAACAAGATCTTCAGCTTCCCTCTGAAACAGGCTTTGGCAGAGGGAGCGGTGAGGGCTCCCCTTGCAGTGCCTGTGCCTCAGAAGATGCCTGGAGAGATATCAGAAGAAAATCCGCAGGCAGAGACAGAAAAGCAAGCAGAGACAGAAAAGCAAGCGGAGACAGAAAAGCAGGCAGAGACAGAAAAACAGACAGAGAGAATTCGCGCAGCAGTAGAGCTTCACTTTCAGGCGCAGCTTTCTCTCTTCAGAGAGGGAAAGAGGGTGAAGGCCCTGACTCTTATTTTCACGGAAGCCAAAAAGGAGCAGAGGGAGAAGATTCTGGCAGAGTTTGACCGGGAATACATAGAGGCGGCTGCCAGGCACCAGGAAGAGCTGAGGCCATTTTTCCAGACGCTTCAGATTCCAGAGGCGGCAGGGCAGCCGGGAGCGGTGCGCCGTGTATTTCTGGGCCTGGACAGAAGGGGCAGAGAGAGGGAGCTTGACGGATGGGACAGTAAGGAGAGCGGCAGCTGGAGGAAACGGCTCACGGAGGATGTAAACCGGGGAATCGGCAGACTTCTGAGAGAGGGGGAGGAGTTAAAAGCCTTTGACCGCCCAGAGAGCTTTCTGTTTGTGCATCCGGCTCTCCGGGAAGGCTGCAGAAATTCCAATCTGTTCGTGATATGCAGTCTGGACACAGGGTCGGAATATTCATGTGCAAGGGAGATGGAGAGATTTCTGTGGCCCTGCGAGGATCAGGAGGGAAAGGCCGTGACTGGAGGGGCAGCTTCTTTCTTCCAGATAGTCGGAGAAAGAGGAAAGCGGCAGGAGCACTTCCGGGGTCGGCCGTTCGAGGAAGAGAAGGCGGAATCTCTCATTCAGATGGCAGAATGGATACAGGGACTTGGAGAGAAAGGTATCGCAGAGGCTTTTAGCCGCCTGGATACAGAGGAGGCGGCAGAGGCAGAGGCCTGCGCCAGGCGCATCTGCACCCTCTTAGGCTGTCTGGAGCCATAGAAGGGCAGCAGACAGCCCGGGGTCCTGGTTCTTCATTCTTATAGAGATTCCATATTGACAAACAGCCGTTTCTCCGCTATACTGGGAACCGAAAAAACGGAGGTTTTCTGTGAGGCCGCACGGGCTGTACAGACTCCGCTCATATTGTCATAGTGTGTTACTGGTAAGGCAGGCATTAACTATTTGGATTGTGTTTCAGACGCTGTCAGTGTATCTGAAGCTGTGAGACACAGTCCGGATGGTTAATGCCTTTTTGTTTTGGCAAATTCCTGCCCATTTTCCGCCGGGAAAAGACGCTGAACAGAGGAGGCCTTTTTAAGGTATGAAGGCTTTTCTGGCGTTTATGATGGCAGAAAACGGGGAAACACTATGAAAAAGAAAAAAGAAAAAGAGGAAAGGAAGAAAAGTATGAAAGACCAGATTTTCAGCGTACTTCAGCGAGTGGGGCGCAGCTTCATGCTTCCCATCGCGATTCTGCCTGTGGCGGGACTGCTTCTCGGAATCGGAAGCTCCTTTACGAACGCCACAACGATTTCAACCTATCACCTGGAGAGCATTCTCGGCGATGGGACTGTGTTAAATGCCCTGCTCCTGATTATGAGCAAGGCGGGAAATGTCATTTTTGACAATCTGCCCCTTATCTTTGCGGTGGGCGTTGCCATCGGTATGGCTAAGGAGGAGAAGGAGGTTTCCGCCCTGTCCGCCCTGATCGCCTTTTTTGTTATGCATATCTCCATCAATGCGGTGCTGCTGATCAGCGGAAAGGTGCTGTCTGACGGAAGCGTGGCAGAGGGAGTCTTAGACGGAACCATCGCCAGCGTCTGCGGTATGCAGACACTGCAGATGGGAGTGTTCGGAGGCATCATCGTGGGACTGGGCGTTGCGGCGCTGCACAACAGGTTCCATAAAATTGTGCTTCCCAACGCGCTCTCTTTCTTCGGGGGTTCACGGTTTGTGCCGATTATCTCAACCGTTGTGTATCTGTTTGTGGGAATTCTCATGTATTTCATCTGGCCGGTTGTTCAGAACGGCATTTTCGCCCTGGGCGGCCTTGTAACGGGAACCGGATACCTGGGAACCCTGATTTTCGGAATTGTCAAGAGGGCGCTGATTCCATTCGGACTGCACCATGTATTCTATCTGCCGTTCTGGCAGACAGCTGTAGGCGGAACGATGATGGTGGACGGGCAGCTGATCCAGGGCGGCCAGAATATTTTCTTTGCCCAGTTAGCTTCCCCGGATGTGGTGCATTTCAGCGCAGACGCCACGAGATATTTCTCCGGCGAGTTCATTTTCATGATCTTCGGGCTTCCGGGAGCAGCGCTCGCCATGTACCGCCAGGCCAAGTCTGAAAAGAAAAAGGCAGCGGGCGGACTTCTCCTGTCAGCGGCCCTGACCTGTATGCTTACGGGAATTACGGAACCCATCGAGTTCTCTTTCCTGTTTGTAGCCCCCATGCTGTTTGCCGTCCAGGTAGTGCTGGCGGGAGCCGCCTATATGATTGCCCACATGCTGAACATAGCCGTGGGACTTACCTTCTCGGGAGGATTTCTGGATCTTCTGATCTTTGGCATCCTTCAGGGAAATGACAAGACAAGCTGGATCCGCATTATCCCGGCTGGAATTATTTATTTCTTCCTGTACTATTTTATCTTCAGCTTCCTGATTAAGAAGTTTGATTTAAAGACACCGGGACGTGAGGATGACACGGAGGAGACAAAGCTCTACACAAAGGCAGATGTCAATGCCAGAAAAGCTCAGAAGGACGAAAGAGGAAACAGCCCAGCCGGGGACGGCAGAGACAGCCGCAGCGAGGCCATTGCAAATGCCCTGGGAGGAAAGAAAAATATTACGTCTGTAGACTGCTGTGCCACAAGACTTCGCTGCTCTGTGGAAAAGTCAGAGCTGGTGGATGAAAAGCTGCTGAAGGCTACAGGGGCAGTGGGAGTGATCAAAAAAGGCCAGGGAGTCCAGGTGATCTACGGTCCTCAGGTGTCTGTCATTAAGTCCAACCTGGAAAGCTACCTGGCGGCAGCCCCTGACACAGAGTACAGCGAAAAAGCGGCTGCCGTGGAGGAGAAAGTTTCTTCAGGCGTGGAGGAGACCGAAGCAAAGAGCGGGGAGAAGGCCGGGGTGCAGGAGGCCGAATCACAGAAATCCGAATCACAGGAGGCCGAATCACCAGTGAAAAAGGGCCGAACACTCTACTCCCCGTTTACGGGAACGGTTAAGCCTATCACGGAGGCTCCGGATCCGGCCTTTGCAGGTAAAATGATGGGAGATGGTTTCCTGGTAGAGCCTGAGAACGGAATTGTTCTGGCACCGGAGGATGCAGAGATTGTGTTCGTGTTCCCCAGCAAGCACGCCATCGGCTTAAAGACAAAGGACGGAGTGGAATTTCTTCTCCACATCGGAATCGATACGGTTAAGCTGGATGGAAAGGGCTTTGAGGTGTTTGTAAAAGACGGAGACAGCGTAAAAAGAGGTGACAAACTCATGGAGTTTGATTTACAATATATCAGAGAGCACGCGCCGTCTGATGTATGCCTGACTGTCTTTACGGGACTGAAGGAAGGAGAGGAAATCTGTACAGCAGTTTCCCATGCAGAGGCCCTGGACGCTGCGGCAGAGCTCCGATAATCTGTAAAGCAGGGGGAACGGAAATGTACCGGGTGATTAAGGTTCTGAATAATAATGGAGTCCTGGCCTACGATATGGACGGAAAAAAGGAAGTGATTTTCCTCGGAAACGGCATCGGCTTTGGAAAAAAGACGGGGGAGCGTTTCGAGGACGCGGGAAAGGCCAATGTCTATACCGCGGAGACAAGACACAGCGAGGATACTGCCCTCCAGGTGGTCAACGGGATGGATCCGCTGTTTCTGGAAATCACAGGCCGCATTATCGACGAGGCGGAAAAAAGGTTTAAAAATGTCAGCAGGGATATCCTGCTGCCTCTGGCAGATCACATTGCCCTGGCAGTTCAGCGGGCCAGGGAGGGCAGAGAATTTTTAAACCCCTTTAACCAGGACATCAGAGCCCTGTTCCCGGAGGAATACGAGGTTGCCCAGAAGGGGAGGAAGCTCCTCGAACAGTTTGCAGGGCAGAAGATTTCCGAGGATGAGGCAGGGTTTATTACCCTCCACATTCATTCTGCCCTCTCCGATGAGGATGTGGAGCAGTCCATGACCACTGCCCGTCTGGTGACAGAGAGCGTTGCCATGATCGAGGAGGGGATGGGAATCCGGATCCCTGTTCAGTCCCTGGGCTACAACCGTCTGGTGAGCCATATCCGGTATATGCTGATTCGGACACTCCGGGGAGAAAGGGTAAACCTGGATATGGAGGAGTACGCCCGCACCAGCTTCCCCAGAGCCTACGCCCTGGCCGAGAGGATCTGCCGCTATATGGAAGAGGAATTAAAAAAGCCCATGCTTCAGCAGGAAGTGGGTTTTCTGGGAATCCATATAGAGCGGGTCGCACAGATGGAGCAGGAGTGACTGAAGCGTGTATAGGCCGGACTGCAGAAGCGAAAAATAAGTGATGAAAAATAAGTGATCTGAAACATAAAAAAGCTGTTTTAAAAGGAAATGACCAGAGCTGCCTTGTGGGCTTTCTTCGCAGATGCAAAAGAGAGCCGGAATATGGCGGCGTCTGGTCATTTTTGTGATGCCGCCTGCTGCTTCGGGCCGGTGGGCTGCCGTTTAACCTGAGATTCCAGTTCAGGAGGAAGGAACGGTAAGAAAGAGGAAGGAAAGAAAGAGGAATAAAATAAAAAGGAGGGAAATATAAAAGTGCCCCGGCCGCAGTGTGTTCCCAGGATAAGAAAGAGTGAGACTGGACACCTGCGATACAGCCCGGGAAGGCTGCACTCCTTTCGGAACCGGGGCAGATGGGCCGCGCAGAGATACTCTGTGCGCCTGTTGTCTATTATAAGCGAAAGTCAGGACAGCTTCAAGAAAAAAATAGAAATTTTTCGTTAAAAAATAGGAAAATGCAGAAAAAATCTCTAAAAAAGGGAGGAGCCGGCAGCCATCTCTGACTGCCGGCGTGTATGAAAAAGAATTTGTAACGGCTCCAACCCATCTGAGATTATCAACAGGCAAGTCTGCAGACGGATTGTTTCATGAAGGCGGGAACAGTCGTCTGTTCGCCGCGTTCAATCAAACGATAGTGCCGGCAGGGTTCTGTCTTCCCTAAGGAAGGAGAATTCCTGCCCCTCAGCTAAAAAAGCAGTGACTTTTTTAACTGTCCTAAGCATAACAGGAGAGTGTGAAAAAAATATGTAAAAGCTGTGAAGAAATTATGAACAATACAGCCCGGGAGAAAGGAGGCAGTGAACGGGCAGAATTTAGCTACTTTCTTTTTTGGAAGGGGTGTGATAAGATGATACCAGATGCGGCTGGCCTGCGTCCTGAGAATATCAGGCCGGGCTGCCGCTGAAGCATTCCGGGAGGTCAAAGCGCCGGGAAAGCGTAAGACCTGGAAAAAACAGGCGCGCGGCAGCGAATGGAACATAAGGGTTCCCAAAGGAGCGAGTCGCTCTTTTTGTCAGAAGGGAGGGGCAGGCAGCGCTGTCTGCCTTCCAAATCATCTGCACCGTACAGGGAGCGCCCATGCGGTGCATGAACGCCGGTATCCCCTGCGGGGATATTCAGTACGGCTCCGAAG is part of the Clostridium sp. M62/1 genome and harbors:
- a CDS encoding hybrid sensor histidine kinase/response regulator, coding for MEREKQRLAKSQKISKVSGWVLVVLLSVFVLFTIFSVRHLMERLDDIRRHPFQVMDAGGTLQNDMDRIRNSFEQLKHINTPKVVEEIRGEISLIYEDTDRQMEILRESYLGDQEDLENLSELMDEIGKEQDAFLDYAAADDRSEDEIVSYSTRHLEELYQEFDSQLGEVLDFARNKVEYFYFEADRFCFFAILTSCLVFGAALIILFIYKYLLGRQTEQLKRQNQLFELLSRNIDNIFMINDLHHPERNYISENAGRILGFKPDPKKVSPTILFEYMDEQDREKVKRVFDTVGESYWSCTFHYRHPALAGERIFLLQTYRIWTEGEDRFITVLTDQTQILSTQKELEAAIQQAEKANRAKSEFLSRMSHEIRTPMNGIIGMGMIAMQNLGDSSRVEDCIRKINLSSRHLLTLINDVLDMSKIESGRIEIKRDVFDFRLFLESVSNVISGQARDKGLNFDVIFLGDMEEELFGDALRVNQILMNLLSNALKFTPEGGSIVLRIAKMDEDSTTVWLKFEVSDTGCGIEEKNYEKIFMPFEQEHEDISHVYGGTGLGLSISRRFAELMDGRLTVSSQVGKGSTFTLTMPFGRVEKRESRESRERRETDFSHLRVLAVDDDPDCLTHIKLLLKKLGAKADTAISCEEAVEKARLAYSAGEDYDVCLADWKMPSGDGVETIRRLRKLPGRKIAAALVTAYDTDEIRRDAELAGAACVVEKPLFESTLSALLTKLLKEKQQEKQEEKQEEKTAQKSQNFPEGNFGGLRFLVVEDNDLNREIAVTLFSSFGAEVETAVNGKEAVEAFETSEPGFFDLILMDVQMPVMDGYEATRIIRSLDREDGREIPILAMTANAFSEDKAKSMACGMDGHISKPIDLKEVVEKIERVLKKRGKG
- a CDS encoding nitroreductase family protein, with product MDFMELLLNRRSVREYTGEAVPKEKIEKILEAGLLSPSGRNRRPWEFLVVEDKEALLRLSRCREGGVKMLEKAGCAILVFGDPQKTDVWTEDCAIAVSNMHLMAESLGLGSCWIQGRLRKADGGESTEEFCRRLFGVPEGLALEAVLSVGITEKHPKPHLLQEAERGKVHYGTF
- a CDS encoding CarD family transcriptional regulator — translated: MFQEGEYIIYGSSGACKVERVGILPYGSGKEERLCYTLIPCRDPGSTIFTPVDNQKVLMRPVMTREEAMDLIGQMREISPLWIQNERKREEEYREAVRTCDGRELVRIIKTIYLRRRKRMSEGKKITAADSRYFKLAEDNLYGELAVSLDLERDKVKDFIEEKIGAGEA
- a CDS encoding PTS transporter subunit IIABC gives rise to the protein MKDQIFSVLQRVGRSFMLPIAILPVAGLLLGIGSSFTNATTISTYHLESILGDGTVLNALLLIMSKAGNVIFDNLPLIFAVGVAIGMAKEEKEVSALSALIAFFVMHISINAVLLISGKVLSDGSVAEGVLDGTIASVCGMQTLQMGVFGGIIVGLGVAALHNRFHKIVLPNALSFFGGSRFVPIISTVVYLFVGILMYFIWPVVQNGIFALGGLVTGTGYLGTLIFGIVKRALIPFGLHHVFYLPFWQTAVGGTMMVDGQLIQGGQNIFFAQLASPDVVHFSADATRYFSGEFIFMIFGLPGAALAMYRQAKSEKKKAAGGLLLSAALTCMLTGITEPIEFSFLFVAPMLFAVQVVLAGAAYMIAHMLNIAVGLTFSGGFLDLLIFGILQGNDKTSWIRIIPAGIIYFFLYYFIFSFLIKKFDLKTPGREDDTEETKLYTKADVNARKAQKDERGNSPAGDGRDSRSEAIANALGGKKNITSVDCCATRLRCSVEKSELVDEKLLKATGAVGVIKKGQGVQVIYGPQVSVIKSNLESYLAAAPDTEYSEKAAAVEEKVSSGVEETEAKSGEKAGVQEAESQKSESQEAESPVKKGRTLYSPFTGTVKPITEAPDPAFAGKMMGDGFLVEPENGIVLAPEDAEIVFVFPSKHAIGLKTKDGVEFLLHIGIDTVKLDGKGFEVFVKDGDSVKRGDKLMEFDLQYIREHAPSDVCLTVFTGLKEGEEICTAVSHAEALDAAAELR
- a CDS encoding PRD domain-containing protein; translated protein: MYRVIKVLNNNGVLAYDMDGKKEVIFLGNGIGFGKKTGERFEDAGKANVYTAETRHSEDTALQVVNGMDPLFLEITGRIIDEAEKRFKNVSRDILLPLADHIALAVQRAREGREFLNPFNQDIRALFPEEYEVAQKGRKLLEQFAGQKISEDEAGFITLHIHSALSDEDVEQSMTTARLVTESVAMIEEGMGIRIPVQSLGYNRLVSHIRYMLIRTLRGERVNLDMEEYARTSFPRAYALAERICRYMEEELKKPMLQQEVGFLGIHIERVAQMEQE